The following proteins are encoded in a genomic region of Streptomyces collinus Tu 365:
- a CDS encoding SRPBCC family protein, whose translation MSGSIEQGISQTHGNTHILHFVVRIPVRAEDIWAAVATPEGLGGWCTAVDVLEPRLDGLVTLRGLGTGRVTAWDVDRVAEYTVEDGGRIRFHLERDGAEAAVLRFTHEFQGEGESESGWRTRFERMIEKFAGSQGGPRPGSSEPPGQGAPGEPGEPGEPTEPLPGQLT comes from the coding sequence ATGAGCGGTTCCATCGAACAGGGCATCAGCCAGACGCACGGGAACACGCACATACTCCACTTCGTGGTGCGGATCCCGGTGCGCGCGGAAGACATCTGGGCGGCGGTGGCCACCCCCGAGGGGCTCGGGGGATGGTGCACCGCCGTCGACGTCCTGGAGCCCCGTCTCGACGGCCTGGTCACCCTGCGCGGCCTGGGCACCGGCCGGGTCACCGCCTGGGACGTGGACCGCGTCGCCGAGTACACCGTGGAGGACGGCGGGCGCATCCGCTTCCACCTGGAACGGGACGGCGCGGAGGCGGCCGTGCTGCGCTTCACCCACGAGTTCCAGGGCGAGGGGGAGTCCGAGTCCGGCTGGCGCACCCGGTTCGAACGCATGATCGAAAAGTTCGCGGGTTCCCAGGGCGGCCCGCGCCCCGGGTCGTCCGAGCCGCCCGGCCAGGGTGCGCCCGGCGAGCCCGGCGAGCCCGGTGAGCCGACCGAGCCGTTGCCCGGCCAGCTCACCTAG
- the ccsB gene encoding c-type cytochrome biogenesis protein CcsB gives MTLAAATNEHLASISNTLIYSSMAVYTLAFFAYIAEWLFGSRSKVARTAAALTADARQTGAPAVTVRGAGGTAVLERPQVVVRSASGARDVPDGPGAHGGDEQGDLYGRIAVSLTALAFVVELCGVVARAASVQRAPWGNMYEFNITFSTVAVAVYLGLLALRKNVRWLGLFLITTVLLDLGLAVTVLYTASDQLVPALHSYWLYIHVSTAIFCGAVFYVGAVATILYLFKDAYENKLQTGGKPGAFARSVLERLPASASLDKFAYRVNAAVFPLWTFTIIAGAIWAGDAWGRYWNWDPKETWSFITWVAYACYLHARATAGWKGRKAAYLAMIAFGCWLFNYYGVNIFVTGKHSYAGV, from the coding sequence GTGACTCTCGCCGCCGCGACCAACGAACACCTGGCGAGCATCAGCAACACGCTGATCTACTCGTCGATGGCCGTCTACACCCTGGCCTTCTTCGCGTACATCGCCGAATGGCTCTTCGGCAGCCGCAGCAAGGTCGCCCGTACGGCCGCCGCGCTGACGGCGGACGCCCGGCAGACCGGCGCCCCGGCCGTCACCGTGCGGGGGGCCGGCGGCACCGCGGTGCTGGAGCGGCCCCAGGTCGTCGTGCGCTCCGCGTCCGGCGCCCGGGACGTGCCGGACGGCCCCGGCGCGCACGGCGGGGACGAGCAGGGCGACCTCTATGGGCGGATCGCCGTCTCCCTCACCGCGCTCGCGTTCGTGGTGGAGCTGTGCGGGGTCGTCGCCCGCGCGGCCTCCGTGCAGCGGGCGCCGTGGGGCAACATGTACGAGTTCAACATCACCTTCTCCACGGTCGCCGTCGCCGTGTACCTGGGCCTGCTGGCGCTGCGCAAGAACGTGCGCTGGCTCGGGCTGTTCCTGATCACCACGGTCCTGCTCGACCTCGGTCTCGCGGTCACCGTGCTGTACACCGCCAGCGACCAGCTCGTCCCCGCCCTGCACTCGTACTGGCTGTACATCCACGTCTCGACCGCGATCTTCTGCGGCGCGGTGTTCTACGTCGGCGCGGTCGCCACGATCCTGTACCTGTTCAAGGACGCGTACGAGAACAAGCTCCAGACCGGCGGCAAGCCGGGCGCGTTCGCCCGCTCCGTGCTGGAGCGGCTGCCCGCCTCCGCCTCCCTGGACAAGTTCGCCTACCGCGTCAACGCGGCCGTCTTCCCGCTGTGGACGTTCACGATCATCGCGGGCGCGATCTGGGCGGGCGACGCCTGGGGCCGCTACTGGAACTGGGACCCGAAGGAGACCTGGTCCTTCATCACCTGGGTCGCCTACGCCTGCTACCTGCACGCCCGGGCCACGGCCGGCTGGAAGGGCCGCAAGGCCGCCTACCTGGCGATGATCGCCTTCGGCTGCTGGCTGTTCAACTACTACGGCGTCAACATCTTCGTGACCGGCAAGCACTCCTACGCGGGCGTCTGA
- a CDS encoding ABC transporter substrate-binding protein, translating to MARRGVGTWVRESVWEIPLRRALALLVAVALVTGVVFAVRALAHVDRTCAPGVERPEGGEECVGVATGGYDFGHAQLRPAVRAVARENSRLKPGSYVTVALMLPYSSASRTSLNDIQHQLQGAYLAQYRANHESNGEGPAIRLVLANPGATGGQWRRTVDQLTRMTRSADRLRAVAGIGQSTDNNKKAVRELTRRGIPVVGSSITADDLANGQHGADPFPGLARVSPTNTDEARALASFAKVSAGKALLVYDKPGDPYTRTLQESFAALIKGSPYEPQPFTPPADRSQEGTTANTFRQITHLVCDTSRETDTILFAGRHTQLRQFINALGGRGCQDRRFTVLTGDEASYLTHERDLDRGALGRRLAVRYTSLAHPDAWTADPARTGGSAADFGVLRGLLARSGREPVGPIGPAALDDGQTIIGYDALQLAVHGIREAVPDGRDFPALADVGLQWPQVKGSLRVSGASGWICLDAHGNPYDKAVPVVELTPRGGSRFVRIAWPEGKPPAKECLPPS from the coding sequence ATGGCGCGCAGGGGTGTGGGCACATGGGTGCGCGAGAGCGTGTGGGAGATCCCGCTGCGCCGCGCCCTGGCCCTGCTGGTCGCGGTGGCCCTGGTGACCGGGGTGGTGTTCGCGGTCCGTGCGCTCGCGCACGTGGACCGGACGTGCGCGCCCGGGGTGGAGCGGCCGGAGGGCGGCGAGGAGTGCGTGGGCGTGGCGACGGGCGGCTACGACTTCGGGCACGCCCAGCTGCGGCCCGCGGTCCGGGCCGTCGCCCGGGAGAACAGCCGGCTCAAGCCCGGGAGTTACGTCACGGTGGCCCTGATGCTGCCGTACAGCTCCGCCTCGCGGACCAGTCTGAACGACATCCAGCACCAGCTGCAGGGCGCGTACCTGGCCCAGTACCGGGCCAACCACGAGTCCAACGGCGAGGGGCCCGCGATCCGGCTGGTGCTGGCCAACCCCGGGGCGACCGGGGGCCAGTGGCGCCGGACGGTGGACCAGCTGACCCGCATGACCAGGAGCGCGGACCGGCTGCGGGCGGTCGCGGGCATAGGGCAGAGCACCGACAACAACAAGAAGGCGGTCCGGGAGCTGACCCGGCGCGGGATCCCGGTGGTCGGCTCCTCCATCACCGCCGACGACCTGGCCAACGGGCAGCACGGCGCCGACCCGTTCCCGGGGCTGGCCCGGGTGTCGCCGACCAACACCGACGAGGCGCGGGCGCTGGCGTCCTTCGCCAAGGTGAGCGCGGGCAAGGCGCTGCTGGTCTACGACAAGCCCGGTGATCCGTACACGCGGACGCTGCAGGAGTCGTTCGCGGCGCTGATCAAGGGCTCGCCGTACGAGCCGCAGCCGTTCACGCCGCCCGCCGACCGCAGCCAGGAGGGCACGACCGCGAACACCTTCCGGCAGATCACGCACCTGGTGTGCGACACGTCCCGGGAGACCGACACGATCCTGTTCGCGGGCCGGCACACCCAGCTCAGGCAGTTCATCAACGCGCTGGGCGGGCGTGGCTGCCAGGACCGCAGGTTCACCGTGCTGACCGGGGACGAGGCCTCGTACCTGACCCATGAGCGGGACCTGGACCGCGGCGCCCTGGGCCGCCGGCTCGCCGTGCGCTACACCTCGCTCGCCCACCCGGACGCCTGGACCGCGGACCCGGCGCGGACGGGGGGCTCGGCGGCCGACTTCGGGGTGCTGCGCGGGCTGCTGGCGCGGTCCGGACGGGAACCGGTCGGGCCCATCGGCCCGGCCGCGCTGGACGACGGCCAGACGATCATCGGGTACGACGCCCTCCAGCTCGCGGTGCACGGCATCCGGGAGGCGGTGCCGGACGGCCGGGACTTCCCGGCCCTCGCGGACGTCGGCCTGCAGTGGCCGCAGGTCAAGGGCTCGCTGCGGGTGAGCGGGGCGAGCGGCTGGATCTGCCTGGACGCGCACGGGAACCCGTACGACAAGGCCGTGCCGGTCGTGGAGCTGACCCCGCGGGGCGGTTCGCGGTTCGTGCGGATCGCCTGGCCGGAGGGGAAACCGCCGGCGAAGGAGTGCCTGCCGCCGTCCTAG